A region of Acetomicrobium sp. S15 = DSM 107314 DNA encodes the following proteins:
- the cas5c gene encoding type I-C CRISPR-associated protein Cas5c, which produces MNGTFFNKVFCLEVAGDYACFTRPEMKVERVSYDVITPSAARGIFEAVFWKPAVRWRVRKIEVLNPITWISVRRNEVGATMSERRKEIFIENERQQRAGLFLRDVRYRLHAELEFIHPKDRSKTFWKTPEEFIPEEEEYRKDENPGKYNAIFERRARKGQCFNQPYLGCREFSCAFRLIEDLSSEPKPIDETRDLGFMLYDLDFSTPDDIKPAFFRAFLRQGVIDVPPWESEEVRR; this is translated from the coding sequence ATGAACGGAACGTTTTTCAACAAGGTCTTCTGTCTCGAGGTAGCCGGTGATTACGCCTGTTTCACGAGACCAGAAATGAAGGTTGAGCGGGTCAGCTATGACGTTATTACTCCATCTGCAGCGCGGGGGATATTTGAGGCAGTTTTCTGGAAACCTGCCGTGCGATGGCGTGTGAGAAAAATCGAAGTTCTCAATCCGATAACGTGGATTTCAGTGCGCAGGAACGAAGTTGGGGCAACCATGAGCGAGAGGAGAAAAGAAATTTTTATCGAGAATGAAAGACAGCAAAGGGCAGGACTTTTCTTGCGTGATGTTCGCTATAGGCTCCACGCCGAGCTGGAGTTTATTCATCCAAAAGACAGGAGTAAAACCTTTTGGAAAACTCCTGAGGAGTTTATCCCAGAGGAAGAGGAATACCGAAAAGACGAGAACCCAGGGAAATATAATGCCATTTTCGAGCGGCGGGCAAGGAAGGGTCAGTGCTTCAACCAGCCATACCTTGGCTGTCGGGAGTTCAGCTGTGCCTTTCGGCTAATCGAAGATCTTTCGAGCGAACCGAAACCGATTGACGAAACGAGAGATTTGGGCTTCATGCTTTATGACCTGGATTTCTCAACTCCCGATGACATAAAACCTGCATTTTTCAGAGCCTTTCTCCGACAAGGAGTAATAGACGTGCCACCTTGGGAAAGTGAGGAGGTGCGAAGGTGA